The genomic segment CGTCGAAAAGCTGCGGTGTTCGACATCCTGCGATTCCGCTAAAAGCGAAAGAATCTTTTCTTCTTTTTCGCTCAATGTGTGTGCTTTTAATCTGATCAGTTTTTCGATAAAGACTTTGTACGGAGCAAAAGCCGCCCCTGTTTTTCCTGCAGGATCGATCCAGCTGCGGATGGTCTGTTCGGGGATATCCAGCAAAGCGGGGATAAACCAACTGGTTTCGGAAGAAAGCTCCGTATCCGCCATCATTGCGAGGGATACTCGTTCGATATTCTTAGGATCGCTTTCGTCTACCGACTTCATCAAAAAGGCATAATGGCTTGTCTTTTCGGAAATACGGGCTGCCGCTTCCACCGCTTGTAAACAGCCGAGCACCGTTTCGGCGGTCAATTTTTCAGGCGCGGCAAAGTCCGTTTTGTAGGTTAACACACGGTCTTTTGCAGCAGCGATATCTTTAAGGGATGCATGCCAGTCCGTGTCGTTTGTAAAAAGTTTGCTCAGATTCCATTGATCGCTTTTTGCGACTTCCGAGCGCAGGGGTACCGTTGAGTTTTTCATACGTTCACTATACAATATGACCGATGAATGAGCAACTGTCGACCTATAAAATTAAACAAGGGCGGCGAATCTACGATATTTACAACATCTTCAATTCTTTTTCTTTTGCGCTTGTTACCGGCAATACGATTACCCTTTATGCGTTGTTTTTAAAAGCGAATACAACGGTCGTCGGCTTATTGACCGCATTTATGTATCTGTCTTTTTTTGCAATTCCGCTCGGTAAACTGATGGTGCTGCGCTTCAGCATTATGCAAACCTTCGGCATGACATGGCTTTTGCGTACGGTATCGCTGCTGCCCCTCTTGGCAATTCCGTTTCTTGTATCGGCCGGCTACGATCAGTATGCGCTTTACTGTCTGCTGCTTGCGGTCGGGCTGTTTAATTTTTTCCGCGGCGTCGGAATGATAGCGAACAATCCCGTTATCAGAATCCTTGCGCCGGGGAAAGACCGCAGCTCCTATATCGTGCGCCTCTCCTTAATCAATAACCTTGCAGCCTTACTCGCCACCGTTTTACTTGCGTGGCTGCTACGGATGGATTCTTCGGTGCGCAGCTACAACCTCGCGAGCATGATCGGTATCCTGCTCGGTTTTATCGCATCTCTGCTGCTGTTTAAAATACCGGAACCTGAGTCTGCAAAGCCGAACCGTCAAACAAAAAAAAGCACTGCCGCTCCCCGCCAAGGCTCCGCCTTTTTAACGCACATTCGGGATGCATTTAAAGATGCAAATTTCAGACGGTTTGTATTGGCCTTTTTTATTATCAGCCTCGGCATTGCAATGATCCGCCCGTTTATCATCGTTTACGCAAAAGAGGTTTACGGCAGACAGGACAGTACGGCAACAATTCTGTCGGTATACTCACTGATTGGAGCGCTCAGCGTCGGCCTTTTGATGCATTTAGTTATCGACCGCATCGGCGCAAAACCGATCTTCATCATTTTCACTGCGATAAGCGCTCTTTCACTGGTACCTGCGTTTTTTGCTCCGGGACTCGCAAGCGCCGGAATGCTCGGCACTATTTTTCTCATTGCATTTACAATGATCAGCAACATCGGCTTTGTCGGGCAGGATAATTCTTCCCAAGCCTATTTTTTCGCTATGGTGCCGGAAGAAGCGCTGATGGATTTAAGTATGCTTTATTACTTTGTCCTTGCCATTACCGGCGGCGCAGGTTCCATCCTCGGCGGAACTATCCTCGATCTTTTGCGCGTACAAGGTTTTTCCTACCTGCAATCGTATCAAATATTTTTCTTGATAGTCATCGCCATTATCGCAATCGGTATCGTATTTCAACGCAAGCTCTTGAACCTCGGCAGTTACCGCGTTTTTGAAACGCTTGCAGTGCTCTTTTCTCCCCGCGATATGAAGGCGCTCAACCTTCTGCACAAATTAGACCGAAGCGAGACTATCGAAACCGAGGAGAAAATCCTCAACGAACTCGGCGAAATTGCTTCATCGGTATCCTGCGATCAGCTGCTGCATTACCTTGAATCTCCCCGCTTTACGATTAGGATGAATGCCCTGCGTGCGCTCTACTCAATGAATACTATCAATTCTAAGGTACGCGATGTAGTGCTGCAAGAGCTTGAACACGGGGAGTTTACCACAGCGCCGCTTGCGGCAAGGATACTCTCAAAATTCAACGTGCAGCAGGCGGTTGTTCCGTTACGGGCGGCACTCGACAGCAACGACTACTACCTTGCAGGCGAAGCGATGGTTGCCCTTGCACGGCTTAACGACAGCTATAGCCAGCCGAAAATCGGCACCATCCTTTCGCAAGCGGAAAACCCCGCGCTGATACTGAAAGGAATACGGGCTCTGGAGCTTTTTGATGCCGATAATTCACCGATGTTTATTCTGGATATCCTCCGCAGGGAAACTGTTGCCCCGTATATCGAAAATGAAGCGCTGCTCGCGTTGGCATCACTGATGGGCATCCAAAACGACTTTTATTACATCTTTGAAAAATACCGGAACGAAAAGCAATCGCCTTCTATCTTATTCATCGATATACTCGATGAAATTTTTGAAACAAAAAAAACGTCCGATCCCGTGTTAAAGAAAACCGTTATCGATTTTATCCAAGACTATCAATACGACGAAGCCTTTGTACACTGGTTAATCGGATTCGGTAAAAATAAACTGGGTATACGGTCTGCCCTGCTGGTTGCAGTTGCGCTTGATATCGGACTCATCCATCGGGAAGCATTCCGCTTCTTTTTATCGTTCTGGGCTATCTGCTTATTCAAAAAACCGGAACTTGCGGAGCGGTAATAAAAGAGCTATAAACAGCCGGTACGTTATTGACATTACCAAACACCTTACTTGACAGAGGAATAGAAAATCGTTATCGTACAAGAAGACACTAAGGATATAATCCATTGGAGGTGATTCTGTAAGTGGCAAGTATCGTTATCGATGATTCCGAAAACCTTGAAAAAGCGATTAAGCGTTTTAAGCGCCAAGTTGAAAAAGAGGGAATTATCCGCGAGTGGAAAAAGCGCGAATACTATGAAAAGCCGTCTACTATTTTAAATAGAAAGAAGAAAGCTCTTCAGCGCAAGTTAATGAAAAAAAACCGCAAGTCGTATGATTCAAAGTCATATTAGTCTTTAATAATCAACAACAAGGCCGATTTAACAATTGTTCATTGGCCTTGTAATCCTTCTACAAAACAAGCAAATCTTATTATTGTTTTAATCCATAAAATCATCTATACTATCCTCAATTATCCTCAAAGAGCATGGAAGGAGCCTATCATGGAATATTCAATAGAAAAGTTTGAAACCGGCTACCTTATGGTCAATACATGGGTATTCCCGCTGAGCGAAAAAAGCGTTGCCGTAATCGACCCGGGAGGATTAAGCCCCGAATTATCGCAGTATCTATATAAACTTAACCCTACCCATCTTGAAATTATGCTGACGCATGGGCATTTTGATCACGTGGGCGGCTTACCGGCCTTAGTAAAAAAATACCCCGATTACCGCTTATGGATTCATGAAAAGGATTCCGCATACCTTGGTGCAGCCGCCACAGCAACGCATTTAAAAAGCTTTGGACCGCTCCATGTCCAGAAACTGATTGAACCGCTGGAAAAAAATCCGCTTCCGGATCCGACGGACTTTTATAAAGAAGGAGATATTGTAAACGGCTTTACCGTGTTGCATACCCCCGGCCATACGCAAGGTTCCATTTGCCTGTGGAACAAAGAAGCCGGAATCCTCTTTAGCGGCGATACTCTTTTTTACGGTTCACGCGGCAGAACAGACTTACTTGACGGCAATGAAATGCAGATACATCAGTCGCTCAAGCGACTTTTTAATGAGCTGCCGGGAAATACGCAGGTGTATCCGGGACACGGTTCGAATACGACTATCGAATTTGAAAAAAAATATCAAAGCCCGTATCTATAACCGTACAAGAGCTTGAAGAATCTGCGTGGCTGTTTCGGTTTTTAGGAAAGCTCGCAAACCGGCAGACTTTTGGGCGCATTGTTTAACGACTTTCATAATCGCCGCAAGGTCATTGATATAACCCTGATTGTCAAAAGCGGAAACCTCTTGCAGCATTTGATATTTTTTTTCGGCAAGCTCTATCAGCATATTATCCAGCTGCGCTCGCGTCGGCTGCCGGAAGGCTTCATAAATAAGCGCCGTTACCGCCCCATACCGCTTCGCCAAATAGTAATCTCCTTCAAATCTGCTGTTACGGGTATTATGCGCGGGAACCGTATTTTTTGCATTGGTTAATAAAATAATGATAAGATGCTCAACAGGATCGATGAGGGTAAGTGTCCCCGTCCAACCGGTATGCCCGAATGTTCTGATAGAGGCAAGGGGAGAAAATGCCCAAGCGTATTCCTGAGTGCCCTGCCGCCGCCACCCGAGTCCGATGCTGGAAACAAGGGATTGCTGTGCCGTAAAATATCCTGCTACTGCAGGATCGAAAAATCGTTTAACACCGTACCCGCCGTTATTCAGCATCACTTGAGCCAAGACCGCAATACTTTCCGCATTGGCAAATAAACCGGCATGCCCGCTAATTTCTTCCATTGCCGTATATGCTTCAGGATCATGTACCGTGCCGTGAATTAGCTCGGTTGTTTGGGCGGCCTCGATAGCCGTTTGTGTGCGCGGTTTCGCTTTGATTTCCGTTGCAGCAATCTCATCAAGCGTAAAACCGTGCCGAAGCGGTGTAAAGCAAATTCTGTCCAACCCAAGCGGACGGTAGAAACTATCGGCGACATATTCATCAAGTCCTATTCCCGTCAATTTTTCAATAATATAAGCAAGCAGCATATAATTGATATCGGAATAAAGCATAGCCGTCCGCGGCTGATATACAAGCGGTGTTTCCATGATCAAGTCAAAGGTATGCTCGCGGTTGCTTTTTCCCGAAGTTTGTTTAAGCTGCTCTATCTTTTGAGAATACGGGCTGCCGGCGGGAAACCCCGATTGATGGGTTAAAAGATCGAATACCGTAATTTCGGCTTTCCCTTTAATTTTACTTTTTTTATCGTCGGCAAATTGCGGAAAAAAGCCCTGAACCGTATCGGTTAGCGCAAGCTGCTGTTCGGAAATCAATTTCTGAACGGCAAAATTGACTGCATACATTTTGGTATTGCTGGCAAGGTCGAACAACGTCTTTTCCGTTACCGGAACACCCTCATCAAGCACATTGCCTGCGTTATCAACCTTGCTTATAACGCCATAAGCACTATTTTTAATCATAACGCCGTCTTTAATGATAACCAGCTGCGCTCCGGGAAAGCCGTTTTCCGTTTCTGCGGTCAGTAGTCGATCGACTATTTCAAGTGTTTCCGTCGAATACGGCAAATTTTTTTGCTGTTTTTTTGAAACACTTCGCGGATTTGTAGCGGGAAGCGGCTTGATAACGGGGTACGGGATTTTTACCTGCAATGAAGGAGATTCTTGTTCTTGGGCACCGCCGCTTTCGGCAGGAACAAGCGCAGAAATATAGAGCATATTCCTACCGTTTTGAATATAAGGGGATGCATCAAAACAAATAGGCTGATCAATACAGATGGAGTGTGTCGAAATCTTCCGGTTATTGATATATAAATCGAAGGAAGCGAGCCTGTGTGCCCAAAAATAAATCCGTGCTTGTCCTTTATATGCGGTGAATGCCAGATAATTGTTCGGCAAGATGGAAGCATCATACTCCTCCATAGGAATGGGGAAGGTTTGCTCGGTTTGCATCTGCGCCGTATCGGAAAATACCGCTTCAATCATTTCGGCGGTATCGGTAGGCAACAAATCATCGGTTTTACCGGCAGAAATAGAAGCACACCCCGAAAGGCTCAAAAGGAAGCACGAAATAACAACCGAAATAGCGAACGGCTGAAGGGGGCTTTTATGGGAAAATCGGAAAGGCTTCATATCCGGCATCCTTTAACCGAAGCCCCATATCTCCGGCAGCGTTCTCTTTAACCAGCACGGCAAAATAGACGGTGCCGCTGGGACGCGTTTCTTCTTTTATAATGGGGGTAAATTGTTTTTTTTGCAGATCGGCGGCAAGCGCTTCTGCATATTTTTTTGTCTTGTAAAACCCGAGCTGATAATACGTAGGCTTAGCATGAGTTTCTTCTGCAGCAGCGGCTTTCTCAGATTGAGCTGCGGTTGCGGCCGATTGAGGCGAAGGATTGCTCTGTTTAGAAGGTTGAGCAGAAATTACTTCGGTTTTCCGAGCCGCACCCGTTTTAGTGTCGGCTCCACCGATTACCGGCTGTTGGGTAAGCGCGCTTTTCGGCATTAAATACCAAAAAGTAGACGGCTGCACCGTAATGGTCCCGTTCACAGCCGCCGCTTCCATACCGGAGGGGTATTCTTTAAGCAGCCGCTGTTTAGCATCTTCATCCCCGTTAACCCACCATAGTGTAAATAACAGTGCAGGATGATAGTCCTCAAAAGCTTTTTTTTTCGTATAAGCGGTGATGAGCGGCACCGCACGGTCGGCACGGTCTTCGGCAAGAAGCCGCCACGCATCATACACGGCAGCTCTCCGGTAATAAGGGTCATCGTCGCTCACCGGAAGCGCCGCGGCGATTTCAGTTAATAGGCTGCGGGCAGAATCAAAGCTGCCGCCGCAGAGTAAGGCGCGCACCGCGTCCAATAGCAATGCGGTTTTTCCCTCGCTCGTATCCAAACCCGCCGCACGCCGATAACATTCCGCAGCATTGGAATAATTACCGTGATACTGTTCATAGTCCGCTAAAAGCGCCAGAGCCTGAACTTGTGCCTGTGCATTCGGAAGCGTTGCGATATTCTTTTCAAAAAACTGCCGGACTTCCGCCGCTGTCTTTTGAGCAAAGGCTTTTTGCGCTAAATTCCGTACGGCAGACGGCAAAGCCGGTTCCGCAAAAACGCGCGTACCGGGGTGAATCATTATCGCCCCGACGATAATAAAAAAAGAGAGATATTTTTTTATAAATCCGCCGCGGAGTTTATACATCCTGTTTTGCCGCCCCGCTCTCTTCGGAGTTCTTTTTCTTCCCGAACCAGCGGCGTTTTTCAGGTTTTAATTCGACTTTTTCAACATCATGGTATAAGGCCGCTTGTTTTTCCGCCTTCTTCATCTTATGACGGCTGCTGATCAGGAATGGCAGCACCGCAATATTTCCAAGCAAAAAAGCAAACAGCATACTTAAAAAAATCGGCACATCCTTAAATACATAAAAAATAACGGAAATATCGCAGCGGTTCGGTAGATTAAAGCCCATAAACAGCGCAATCATCAACATTACAATAATAAAATACAATAACTTTCCCGGCATTATATCCTCCCCTGGAAATCCTTACACGACAGGGACAGCTCTAAATGTTTTCCCTTTTATGGATTGTAATTGAACTTTCATAAAATGTCCAATATGTTTCGGATCGCATTTTTCCGCAAGCACAGCCATTTCCCCCTGCTCGGTATGTCCGAACAGCTCATCGGGATTATTCCTTGACTGCGATTCAATCAGCATCATGACAGTTGAACCGAGCCGTTGCTGCATTTTAAGATCGGTAATACTTTGCTGCAAATCGATAACTTGCTGCAGCCGATTAATCCGCTCAGCATCCGGAATCCGGTCGGGGAAATTATATGCTTTCGTACCTTCACGCGGATTATAGTGATACATAAAAGCCGAATCAAACTGTACCGTCCGCATCAAATCAAGCGTTTTTTCAAATTCAGCCTGTGTTTCTCCGGGGAACCCTATTAAAATATCGGTTGTCAGCACGATATTCGGTATACGATTCCGGAGTTTTTCTACAATTTTAAGGTACTGTTCAACGGTATAGCCTCGATTCATCCGTGCGAGTACTTCATCGGATCCGTTTTGCACCGGCAAATGCAGCGACTTACATATCCGCGGATCTTCCGCCATCACCTCAATCAGTTCATCCGATAAATCTTTCGGATGGCTTGAGATAAAGCGTATCCATTTAATAACGTCCTGCTTGGTACAGGTTTGGGAAACCGCACGGAGCAAAGCGGGAAAGTTCACTTTTGAACCCGAAGCAGGATCGATACCGTGATATGAATTGACATTTTGTCCCAACAGTGTAATTTCCTTTACGCCCTTGCCGCTTAAAAACGTGATTTCGTCTAAAATACTTTCAACCGGCCGGGAAATTTCCCTGCCACGGATATACGGTACAATGCAGTACGTACAAAAATTATTACACCCGTTCATAATCGGGACAAAACTTTGAAAAGTCCCCTCGGTATACGAACGTCCGGAAAAATAATAACGTTCTTCATTACTGGACTGTGGACAAAATGAAGCAAGTTTGGCATTACCGGCTACCGAACCTTCCCAGAATGTTTCTCGCTCTACCGCATCAAAGATTTTTGTAAACTGATCCCGTTCAAACATTCCGACCACGTAATCGAGTAACGGAAATTTTGACTTTATCTCATCATGCAAACGCTGCGCCATACAGCCCATTAGGATAATTGTAAAATCCTGTTTCTTTTTCATCGCGGAAAATAAACCGAGCCGCCCGAATACGCGGGTTTCGGCAGTTATCCGAACCGAACAGGTATTCACAATCAGCAAATTGCAGTGCTGTATATCTTCGGCAGCTTCCCAACCGCGCTCCCGCAAAAGCTGTTCCAATGCCGCAGATTCGGCAAAGTTCATTTGACATCCATAAGTTTCTATAAAATATTTCAAAATGCTTATTCCTAACTTCGTCTAAACGCCAAGGGTTCTAGAGGTTTCCCTTCTAAAATTCCGTATTTTAGCGATGATCTAAAAAGCGATAAAACTTCAACGCGAGATTATCATATTTCCACCGTAAAGGGCTACCTTTGTCAAGCGTTTTATTTGCAACAAGCGGAAATTCGGCAAGCAGCAGTGTATCGCCGCCGTGTTCCGTTAAAAACTGAACTTTGCCGATTTTTTGCCCTGCCGTAATAGGAGCAGCAAGCGTATGGGGTGCGAGTATCTGTGAATAAACTACAGCGACATTCGGCTCATGTCCGTTTGCTTCCCCTGCTTTCCCTGCTTCCGTTGCGTAAACCGGAACGGTAAAAGCTCCGTTATTTCCACTCGGATCGTCAAGCTGCGGAAGCAGCGCTGTTCCGGCAGCAGGCTCTTTTGCACCCATAACAGGGATAATCGGAAGTTCTAACGGAAAGTTTTGTGCATATCTTGTGGAAAAATGAGAAAAAGCCCATTCCATCAATATTTTTCCGTTTGCTTCCCGTAGAGCCTTTCCTTCCGCCATGTTTTTACCGGCGCCGCCTAAAATAACCGCAATAAACCGGTTTCCGTCCCGCTGTGCGGTAAGGGCAATGTTAAAACCCGACTCATAAATAAAACCCGTTTTAATACCGTCGCAGCCGTCCAGTTTATCCAATAGCGTATTCGTTGCCGGCTGCCGAAAAGATGTCTGTGATTTCAGCATATTATGCGGCTGCGGATACGTAAGCTCCCGTGCCGAATGGAATCGCGCGAGACACTCGGGATACTTGCGTACATATACCGCAGAAAAGCGGGCAAAATCACGGGCGGTTGTGCGGTTATATTCGCTCAAACCGTTTGCGTCTTCAAAGTGAGTATTCTGCAGCCCGAGTGCAGCAACGGCTTCGTTCATCCGCTGCACAAAAGCAGCAACCGAACCCGCCGTATGAATTGCAAGAGCAACCGCCGCATCATTCCCCGAAACAACCGCCATTCCCAGCATCAGCTCTTCAACGGTTACTTGCTGATTTTTCCCCAAAAACATCAGCGACGAACCCGGCGGGATATTAACCGCCCATGATTCTTTAGGGGGTATAATACGGTCGCTTAAATTGATTTCGCCCCGCTCAAGGGCCTGCATCACCGTATACATCGCAACCAGCTTTGTTAACGAGGCAGGCGGAATGCTTTGATCGGGATTTTTTTCGAATAAAAGAGCTCCGCTTGCGGCGTCCATTACAACAGCGGAACGGGCGCTTATGGCAGCCGGCTGCAGTATATCCCGTGTACACGGTGCAAGATGTAATAAAGAAGGGGTATGAAAATTTCTTGAGCCAAAACCGGAGACTGCCGCAATTTTTTGCCGTACTTGGTCATCCGGCAGAATTGTTATAAGCCGGGCACCGCGGATATACAGCGCAATACCTGAAACGGCAGCCCAACAGAATACGACTGCAACAGCTATAAAAATATAAAAACCGATTGAACGGGATTTCGTACTAGTCATGTCTCAATAAGTGTGTTTGAACTACAACCTTTTAATAGCATAACGCTAATTTAATAGTCCGGCAGGGTTAATCGTGGCTCCGTTCCGATAAACGGTAAAATGAAGGTGCGGCCCCGTACTCATTCCGGTATTTCCGACCGTTCCGATCTTTGAAGAAGCGGAAACGAAACTGCCTTTGGAAGTAAGGATTGTATTCAGGTGCCCGTATAGCGTTTGATAGCCCGAATGATGACGGATCATCACATAATTTCCGTACACGGTGCTGTATCCGGTAGCAATAACTTGTCCGTTCAATGCCGCATAAACGGAGGTTCCTTTAGGCGCGGCCATATCCATACCGTTATGAAAACTCCGCTTACCGTTGAGAAAGGGATTATCCCGCCATCCGTAACGGGAAGTGATATAGTAGCTGCTATGCAGCGGCCGTTTAAATAGATCTCCGTTGATTTCCTGTAAGGTTGCCCAATCAAGTTTTGCATCGGGCAAAAAGATAATGGAGGCAGGTTCTATCGTGTTATCGCTCAGAGTATTTACCGTTGCAAGTTTTTCCAAAGAAATCTTATATTTATCGGCAATAGATTCGGGTGTATCGCCTTTTTTTACCGTATAAGAAATACCGTCAATAGACGGTATTTTTAATATCTGTCCGATTTGTAGTGTCCGCGTATTTTTAAGTTTATTAAGACTGATAATAGCGTCTTGACTTACCCCGCATTCTGAGGCAATAGTGCCGACCATATCACCCTGTTTAACGGAATATGCCCGATAATACAGCGATTGATGGACGGAATGGTCATCCTGCTCTTCCGGCAGCTCGGCAGGCAGAGAAGTACCGCCTCCTACACCATGATCAAACGCGTCATTTTTGCCGCTAGCGGACAACCATAACACAAGGAATAAGGAGGCAAGACATATAATACTAAAAATAAAAATACGCGTTACTTTCATTGATCTCTGAATTTACCAATCGGGATAC from the Treponema vincentii F0403 genome contains:
- a CDS encoding MFS transporter, whose translation is MNEQLSTYKIKQGRRIYDIYNIFNSFSFALVTGNTITLYALFLKANTTVVGLLTAFMYLSFFAIPLGKLMVLRFSIMQTFGMTWLLRTVSLLPLLAIPFLVSAGYDQYALYCLLLAVGLFNFFRGVGMIANNPVIRILAPGKDRSSYIVRLSLINNLAALLATVLLAWLLRMDSSVRSYNLASMIGILLGFIASLLLFKIPEPESAKPNRQTKKSTAAPRQGSAFLTHIRDAFKDANFRRFVLAFFIISLGIAMIRPFIIVYAKEVYGRQDSTATILSVYSLIGALSVGLLMHLVIDRIGAKPIFIIFTAISALSLVPAFFAPGLASAGMLGTIFLIAFTMISNIGFVGQDNSSQAYFFAMVPEEALMDLSMLYYFVLAITGGAGSILGGTILDLLRVQGFSYLQSYQIFFLIVIAIIAIGIVFQRKLLNLGSYRVFETLAVLFSPRDMKALNLLHKLDRSETIETEEKILNELGEIASSVSCDQLLHYLESPRFTIRMNALRALYSMNTINSKVRDVVLQELEHGEFTTAPLAARILSKFNVQQAVVPLRAALDSNDYYLAGEAMVALARLNDSYSQPKIGTILSQAENPALILKGIRALELFDADNSPMFILDILRRETVAPYIENEALLALASLMGIQNDFYYIFEKYRNEKQSPSILFIDILDEIFETKKTSDPVLKKTVIDFIQDYQYDEAFVHWLIGFGKNKLGIRSALLVAVALDIGLIHREAFRFFLSFWAICLFKKPELAER
- the rpsU gene encoding 30S ribosomal protein S21; the protein is MASIVIDDSENLEKAIKRFKRQVEKEGIIREWKKREYYEKPSTILNRKKKALQRKLMKKNRKSYDSKSY
- a CDS encoding MBL fold metallo-hydrolase, with amino-acid sequence MEYSIEKFETGYLMVNTWVFPLSEKSVAVIDPGGLSPELSQYLYKLNPTHLEIMLTHGHFDHVGGLPALVKKYPDYRLWIHEKDSAYLGAAATATHLKSFGPLHVQKLIEPLEKNPLPDPTDFYKEGDIVNGFTVLHTPGHTQGSICLWNKEAGILFSGDTLFYGSRGRTDLLDGNEMQIHQSLKRLFNELPGNTQVYPGHGSNTTIEFEKKYQSPYL
- the pbp4b gene encoding penicillin binding protein PBP4B, which translates into the protein MKPFRFSHKSPLQPFAISVVISCFLLSLSGCASISAGKTDDLLPTDTAEMIEAVFSDTAQMQTEQTFPIPMEEYDASILPNNYLAFTAYKGQARIYFWAHRLASFDLYINNRKISTHSICIDQPICFDASPYIQNGRNMLYISALVPAESGGAQEQESPSLQVKIPYPVIKPLPATNPRSVSKKQQKNLPYSTETLEIVDRLLTAETENGFPGAQLVIIKDGVMIKNSAYGVISKVDNAGNVLDEGVPVTEKTLFDLASNTKMYAVNFAVQKLISEQQLALTDTVQGFFPQFADDKKSKIKGKAEITVFDLLTHQSGFPAGSPYSQKIEQLKQTSGKSNREHTFDLIMETPLVYQPRTAMLYSDINYMLLAYIIEKLTGIGLDEYVADSFYRPLGLDRICFTPLRHGFTLDEIAATEIKAKPRTQTAIEAAQTTELIHGTVHDPEAYTAMEEISGHAGLFANAESIAVLAQVMLNNGGYGVKRFFDPAVAGYFTAQQSLVSSIGLGWRRQGTQEYAWAFSPLASIRTFGHTGWTGTLTLIDPVEHLIIILLTNAKNTVPAHNTRNSRFEGDYYLAKRYGAVTALIYEAFRQPTRAQLDNMLIELAEKKYQMLQEVSAFDNQGYINDLAAIMKVVKQCAQKSAGLRAFLKTETATQILQALVRL
- a CDS encoding SPOR domain-containing protein encodes the protein MYKLRGGFIKKYLSFFIIVGAIMIHPGTRVFAEPALPSAVRNLAQKAFAQKTAAEVRQFFEKNIATLPNAQAQVQALALLADYEQYHGNYSNAAECYRRAAGLDTSEGKTALLLDAVRALLCGGSFDSARSLLTEIAAALPVSDDDPYYRRAAVYDAWRLLAEDRADRAVPLITAYTKKKAFEDYHPALLFTLWWVNGDEDAKQRLLKEYPSGMEAAAVNGTITVQPSTFWYLMPKSALTQQPVIGGADTKTGAARKTEVISAQPSKQSNPSPQSAATAAQSEKAAAAEETHAKPTYYQLGFYKTKKYAEALAADLQKKQFTPIIKEETRPSGTVYFAVLVKENAAGDMGLRLKDAGYEAFPIFP
- the miaB gene encoding tRNA (N6-isopentenyl adenosine(37)-C2)-methylthiotransferase MiaB, coding for MKYFIETYGCQMNFAESAALEQLLRERGWEAAEDIQHCNLLIVNTCSVRITAETRVFGRLGLFSAMKKKQDFTIILMGCMAQRLHDEIKSKFPLLDYVVGMFERDQFTKIFDAVERETFWEGSVAGNAKLASFCPQSSNEERYYFSGRSYTEGTFQSFVPIMNGCNNFCTYCIVPYIRGREISRPVESILDEITFLSGKGVKEITLLGQNVNSYHGIDPASGSKVNFPALLRAVSQTCTKQDVIKWIRFISSHPKDLSDELIEVMAEDPRICKSLHLPVQNGSDEVLARMNRGYTVEQYLKIVEKLRNRIPNIVLTTDILIGFPGETQAEFEKTLDLMRTVQFDSAFMYHYNPREGTKAYNFPDRIPDAERINRLQQVIDLQQSITDLKMQQRLGSTVMMLIESQSRNNPDELFGHTEQGEMAVLAEKCDPKHIGHFMKVQLQSIKGKTFRAVPVV
- a CDS encoding D-alanyl-D-alanine carboxypeptidase family protein, which produces MTSTKSRSIGFYIFIAVAVVFCWAAVSGIALYIRGARLITILPDDQVRQKIAAVSGFGSRNFHTPSLLHLAPCTRDILQPAAISARSAVVMDAASGALLFEKNPDQSIPPASLTKLVAMYTVMQALERGEINLSDRIIPPKESWAVNIPPGSSLMFLGKNQQVTVEELMLGMAVVSGNDAAVALAIHTAGSVAAFVQRMNEAVAALGLQNTHFEDANGLSEYNRTTARDFARFSAVYVRKYPECLARFHSARELTYPQPHNMLKSQTSFRQPATNTLLDKLDGCDGIKTGFIYESGFNIALTAQRDGNRFIAVILGGAGKNMAEGKALREANGKILMEWAFSHFSTRYAQNFPLELPIIPVMGAKEPAAGTALLPQLDDPSGNNGAFTVPVYATEAGKAGEANGHEPNVAVVYSQILAPHTLAAPITAGQKIGKVQFLTEHGGDTLLLAEFPLVANKTLDKGSPLRWKYDNLALKFYRFLDHR
- a CDS encoding M23 family metallopeptidase — translated: MKVTRIFIFSIICLASLFLVLWLSASGKNDAFDHGVGGGTSLPAELPEEQDDHSVHQSLYYRAYSVKQGDMVGTIASECGVSQDAIISLNKLKNTRTLQIGQILKIPSIDGISYTVKKGDTPESIADKYKISLEKLATVNTLSDNTIEPASIIFLPDAKLDWATLQEINGDLFKRPLHSSYYITSRYGWRDNPFLNGKRSFHNGMDMAAPKGTSVYAALNGQVIATGYSTVYGNYVMIRHHSGYQTLYGHLNTILTSKGSFVSASSKIGTVGNTGMSTGPHLHFTVYRNGATINPAGLLN